The segment AGATGAATACAACGAATATGGTTTACCACCACCTACATTCGATGGCTCTCCGATTATACACCAAAAGGAACAGTTATTAAACATAAAAAGTTTGAAACCTAGATTAAGAGGTGCACCGGGTACAATTATTGATTTATCAGATGGTattaaagcaaataaaaaaggTATAAATTCTCTGATTGATCGATTTGTTTGTAAGCATTCGATAACTCATGAACAAGTTCATGATGCGTCTGATGTTACGGCATTAAACATAACGGAAACCCCGAGTGGAGTATCAATTGTCAAAGAAACGCTTCCATATAAATTTCCGAATTTCGCAAACGAAGACACTAAGCTACAAAAACCTGGAGCGAAGTTAACACGCTTGAAGGAAGAGTTGAAGCATAAAATGGCATTGAAACGGGATGAGGAGTGGAAGCAAAAGGAACAGGATATGAAGGAACAAGAAATAGAGTGGAATGAGTCCATAAATGAAGAAGACGGTTTGAGTGAACCATATTCGCCCAGCATAGAATCTTACATAAGTAAGGAGGATGAATTAGAAGATGACTTGTACacaaagaaagagaagaagaaaagtaAATGTGCTTTCGTAGATGATGAAGCTGAGGTCAGTGACGATGCAATGATAGAAGATGAAGATGAAAACGTAGAGGAAGACGAAGGAGAATGCGAAAGCGTAGTTTTAGAAGATGACGATGATAGCACTGATGTGTTCTCGAACCGTAAACCATTTAAACGGATTGTACATACGTTAGAAGATGATTCAAGGTCTTGCAGTACCGAAAATAACGAGGATATAATAGATAAGGATGAAAAAACAATCTTGCCACGAACAACTATAAGTACAGGCATGTTTAACGCGAGCGAGAAAGATGAAGCCAGTGATAATGAAGGGGACATTCCAGTCTCTCAAGTACATGTCGAAAACGATCTAGAGCATCGATTAAGTCAGACACCACAAGCAAAAACTAACAGCTTTAATTTCATTTCTCCAGTGACTCAATTGACAGCATTAAATATTCGCTTGGAATCAGAAGGCGAGCCAGCCAAAGCGGAACAGCAGGTGCTCATCGATGAAGCTGATCCCTTCTTGATAGAAGACACGCAAACTAAACAATCGTCTAACCAAACATGTGACTTCAAGGAACAAGCAGCATCGCAAAGGAAGTTATTTACTAGTCAAAAAGATATAACAGACGAGGAGCTTATGCAGTTATGCTCAGGCAATTTTATGCAAGACAAAAGCAACTTACATCTATCAGAGGAGCCAAGTGTAACCGAATCGCAATTATTAGGCATATGTTCGGGGACATTTAATACGCAAGTGAACAATACCCAAAAGTCGACGAATGATCTTTTAGATGAATCATCGCTTCACCATAGTGCATACGATAAGAATCAAGGATCAAGGAAAAATGTGAAACCTTGGAATACATTAAGCGTTGTGTCTTCCGATGACGAAGATCcaatagaaaaagaaattaataaacgaTCGCGTAAAAAAGTGAAGAAACTGGACCTATCCGAAGACGAAGATGAGGAAGATAATGCTTCTGCAGCATCGAGCGATGAGGAGGACAATGAAAATGATGCAGAAAAATATATTGATTATGACTCGGAGGAGAATGAAGTAGTTGTTCCAAAGAAAAGCATAAAGCAGTATGCGACTACATTTTTAGACGAAGAAGCAGAACTTAGCGAAAGTGACTGTGATGTATCTGCAGACGAGGATGAGAAGGATTTAGACAAACTAGAATACGAGGAAGGGGACGACGAGGATGTTGACGAAACACAAATGAAAAATCAGTTAGGAAAGCTTCATATGAAGCAAATGCTAGACGAAGATCAGAATGAAGTTAGAATGCTCAAAGAATTGCTGTTCGAAGATGGAGATCTGTACAGTGAGAGTGCAAGAGAGCGAAAATTCAAGTGGAGAAATATAGGTACAGAGTAGAATGTGTGAAAACAAGCAATTAAGAACTCTTTTGACCAACATAACATCTAAAATCTCTAATTTCTTCAGATAAACAGGATGATAACAATCAGCTTCAACCGTCAGAGGACAAAGATGGTTGGGTTGACGTATCAGACGACGAAGATGAAGCAAAGTGGCGTAAAGTAAGGCATGAAAGAGAAAAATTCCTGGCAgagaaaatggtaaaataaattttactgatagcagaaaaaatatttatagtgGTACATCTTTTTATGTTCCATACACATGTTCTATTTTTAGATTAACGTAGATACTGAGATTGAAAACGACTTGAACAACAGTCAAATATTTAAGCTCGGCATGAAAGTTCTGAAGAGGAAACGAGTCAATGAAACTGAAAGACAAGACACTTTGTTGGAAGTACTTGACTCCACGGAGATGTCCAGAATGCCTCACACTGTAGCAGACATGTTGTATAGTTCAAATTTGAAAGGCAAATCGCGCGTGATACATGTAagccaggcttgggaattaagtgaacgcggcggccgattttcagaggcaacgcctcctttttCCCGccacgcgtcttggcccccgcggcggcctaggtgcttggaCGGGTCAGacccgtaccatatgaaccgcgcgtggcgcattggggtgacattgtatcaataggtttccacatcgtcccagagagcacgaatttcgatgcgtttttgttttgtcaacgcgccacgcgcggGTCACGTGGTACGGGTCTGAGGTGCTTCAAGCATCtaggccgccgcgttcacttaattcccaagcctgatgtAAGCTGTTATAAAAATAATGCTCATTGACGGACATACTGTTATTGGAATATTTGATACAGCAATGTGTTTTGACTTTTTAGAATGTCATGCAAAAACGTTCATTTCTCGCGAGGGGACAGGAATCGCTATCTCGTTTGGCTGCTTTAACAAGGCAAAAAGATGACAAGCCATCACTGACCTCAGTGAGTTCAAAAAACTTTGTTTTCGCACACATTGACCCATCTGCAAAAAATGGGAGTTCAGTCGGAGAGACAAAAGCCGAATACTGTAAGGTAAagagaaaacattaatttgttttaatttaaagtttgtttagtaTATAAAATTCTGCATTTGTAAATGTTGAATATATAAGTCGAATAGTTAACAGAAGGTAATACAAGTTGAagaatttttgtaataatatatattttataagcatttgtttgaaaataaagtattaaatacatatttatatttatcgtcgcaatgtatgtatatgtagtgAATTTGATTTCCTCAGACCAATCACACTTACAAAGTGAATAAACCTGTCCTTCCCACGCGCGATGCGCGAGAGAGATGTTGACAGTGTCAtagcatcgacgaagtatatcTAGGCTAGACCGGGGACCGCTTTTCGAGTGTACCACGGGGTGCCGGGCGGATCATCCTATGTACTTATACCTGCACGCATACGCCCCCGCCGCTGCGCTGGTGCGTGTCATGCGAAACCGTTATTcgcaaatttattcgaataaaacttcattttattcgaaatttttagtcgaagattattcgaataaataaatttttattatattgggcgaataatgcccaactctgaatgTAAGTACCCCGGCGTATCACTTGCGTTAAGGTCTGGGCACACATAAGTTTGGTGTCAGTCCACGCAGAATTCAAGAACTCTTTccatgacattgtgtattattctgtataaataattaatgtgtgtagccgggtacccgacggataaaaaagtaacagatctaatgtcgacttctACACGGCATTAACTTATACTCAATAGttatagaatattttcatttgcaatttacattttgataattcacattaataagaaccatttatttacattctattctccctgtcatttaagaaggaacccgtttcgcgcatgtagaatgagctcattggctccgaaaaagcgttggtgggggtatagccaatagtggcttctcccggcactaATGAGCGTCAACcctctgttttcgagaaattcgattttgaaaaaaaaagaaaaaatttgtcaactttgaacatatattgagttcaaacagtaataattattcgattgcttgttccgccaaattattctatgaactctcgcgaacacaacgatataagttattattgaattataagcatttaaacatgtttaaacaacgatcaaatgaaaacggacacccgaaatgcaccaatttttgcagatatctttctatatatttcaaaaactaaggatctggagaaaatctaactactacatgcagcagacatttttcccccggaaactatcaacagaagtggtaagatacgttttgttttcaatacagaagccaaCAGCGGCGGACGTACCAACAGCCGCTCAGCGACAGCATTGCTTAAACGTGCGCGACTGCCACTGTAACACATAcagtaatagtttaacttacttAAGAAAAactatttccctatttatttatgcgTGTATTGTGATCttccagggagtgatcggtataaccgtagccatttgtggcaaaaccggaaataacataacctaaacattcACTAAATCGCCTGCTTTAGAAGCTGCTGGTTTATATATCTCTTtgtacttccgcttttgccacaaatggcggtaaccaatcagcgacgatgcaGGTTGTTCtgatcactccctggaggatcactGTGACAAACACACATGATTTGCCATCTATCGGCAATACATTTAAAGCAGGTACAGATGTTTGTGCCTTTTGTTTGACGGCAGTCAGTGAAATGAAAACAGCTGATCGCTTCGTTTTGACGTTGCTCAGCGAAGATAAACCTTTTTACTACGCATCGCCGCAGGTCTGTAACACCTCCGAATCGTTATGACCGATACTTGCCGATATACTCTATGAATTATACTATCAACGATTATTCTACGTAATTAGAAACGTGATATCGTTCTCTAAGCATATATTAGTTACTTGCAAATTATGGCCAGTTCAGTTACTAGCACTGGTAATGGTTATAATTTCAAAGTGGTTTTGCTCGGTGAAGGATGCGTCGGCAAAACTTCCGTTGCATTGCGGTACGCCGAAGATAAATTCAATGACAAGCATATCAGTACCTTACAGGTAAGAAATACCGTTCTACTCATCTCCTTTTCTCTGTTCCGTACTTTTACACGGATTTCAGTAATATTATAACAGCTTTTATTTACAAGAGCTTTACAGGATTGTTTGAGATATTCTCGTGTAAAATAAATTACGGAGTTTCGCCGAATATCTGTTGGCAGATCGTGTAAAACCTTTGCTCATTTTCAGgcttcatttttaaataagaagctGACTATAAACGGGAAAAAAGTGAACTTAGCAATATGGGATACGGCTGGCCAAGAAAAATTCCACGCCCTAGGACCAATTTATTATAGGATGTCGAATGGTGCCATTTTAGTTTACGATATTACTGATGTGGACACATTCCAGAAGGTATACATTGAAAGAGAAATCCTTCCGCCACTCCTTTGCACTGACTTTACGCCGATATACATTTTGTAGGTAAAAAATTGGGTCAAGGAGCTGAAGAAAATGTTAGGCAGTGAAATCTGTTTAGCAATAGCTGGCAATAAAGTAGATTTAGAAAAAGATAGGAGTGTCTCTATAGAAGAAGCCGAAGAGTAAGCTTTTACGTTCGATTCAGCTCTACCATTTCTAACAGCTGTTTGCACGTTAATCGTACAAATTTTTCTCACCAGATATGCCAAACAAGTTGGAGCCATGCACTTTCACACCTCCGCCAAGTTGAACCAACATATCGAGGAAATGTTTTTGGATTTAACACGACGCATGATGCAGCACGCAGACGAGGTTGAACAGAAATCCACATTGACGAGGACAAGTAGTACACGTCGAAATGTTGTGGTAGTCGAAGACGAGGCTGATGAAACGGAACCAGTTAAGAGTTCCTGTTGCGGCGGTTCTTCGCAAACATCTTAATTTTGAACATTCATTTCGAGATGAATTTTAATGTCGAACAAGTCgtatatataaatgtatatacTTGCAGGCAGCTGTaatatttcctttttctttttatcgaTACTCTTTTCTGCTATAGGACCATGAAACTATCGTGTAATGATTACGAGGTAACGTCGAAGAAATTGTTATAAACTGCATTTGTGCAATGCAGAAAGTGCACTACGGCACTTCGGTACAgaaccaaatatatttttttttgtttagacTTTATAGCGTACGTGAACAGTCAACgttgttattttatatttataaaaagttTACTTATTGTgactgttttcatttatatgttactttgttgcattaaataaatcaataataAATCGACAGGTAGACGTTGAAAGGATCTCGCGATATTAAGAGGATTCGGTGTTCTAAcgcgaatgaaatttttttttgaatactTTGTAACTGCGATCAAATATCTTCTGTGAAAGTTATTGAATTTATAGACTTTTATACATACGTAAGTAAGGAATTATTTGAAACATCTCTCATAATATTTCAGAAAGAATAGCTCCGATTAGTGTAATTTCGTATGCAAGCACCGGTTataatgtatgtacatattgatATTGGTAATTTTATTGTACAAAGTTTATAGAAGCAGCGACTGATGAGCTACGTGTATCGTGAAATTTGTAATATCTCATTCCTTTAAAACGAACGGTAACATAGATTTAAAACGCGAAGCCTAAATAATTTAAGCTAAGCGCAAGTATAAGAAATACTGATTATATTTTGAGAGTTGATCTTTtatgtatttcaatatttcattacATTGACAGATGTTCGGTTGACTCATAAACCAAATATCTTGTTATTCATATATATCATATGGCCGGAAGATTAATTATAATCACCAGGTGTACGTATTTCTGTCATATAAatctatgtatatttaaataccattgtgttttaataaaaagttaattaacgtatataatataatgttacTTTTTGGGAATGCTTTCGTTTTATAGCTGACAATTTAGATTAGTTTATAATTAGTTACAAATCAAAGGACTATTGGTGAAATACCTTAAATTACATGCACAGTATTCGTGAGACTAAAGTACGATATTCTACTCTATCACAGGTACATACATGGATCATAAGTATCCACAGATTCCTCTATTGTAGCAACATAAATACTTTCTCGTGATGATTTGTTAATTTGCGACACAGCTCCAATCATAGCCGGATAAAGTAAATTTGCGAATTGGTCGCCCTCAGAGACTTACGACCAAGAAGCTCGTAAATTGGACAGAATAAGAAGTTATGAATTGCGTGTTAACACATTTCACGACACATTGATTATCCTAGTCTTGTATAAATAATCATGCTTTATTACAGTAATTTCATTCTATCAATAACAACAAGGAATGTAATTCAGTTGTATCAGTTCTatataggtctgggttagtctTTTTCGATAACAAAGGTTGCATTAGGCGGTCAGCCTCTATTTTATCCCAGAAACCCATAATGGCaggactatttaaaaaaatgtacaaagaTACTTGATCCTGGAAAGATTAGCGTAGGTCTTTTATCCTTACAGTGACAACGGACACATTATGCTAGACATTACATTACACAATACCCTGACAATGATTTTAATCTAACTGTTAAGTTACGATAATAatgaataacaattttttttataattttcactaCTATTTTCAACTAGAAAATAATCATGCGAATTattctctcttctttctctctttctgacGAATCTGTTATGCCACAGGCTACGATTACgttgaatgttacagaccaaaCGTCACATAAACATGCTAATCACATCGATAATTTATTCCATTGTATTTGGCAAgttgaaattgaattttctgGTGTAATTGAGAGTTTTCATAATTTATATAGCTGAGAGGACAGTTCCATTTAATCAGActaaaattttatacatcgctaCTCCGTTTTCGTACTTATGTACAGGACTTCAATACAGAGGATGCCATATACCATGTTTTGCTTTGGCTGCACTAATCAACTATAACAAGATATAATCAATAGCTAAATAATTATGACTTTCATGAGTGTTGTCATGTTCGTTCTCCTTAAATTAATAGAAGTATGCAAGCAAGGCATCATGTACACCATCGTATTTCTGCTTCTCTATTTTTGCCATactatttctaaataatactaaattttacaataaTTGCATGACATTTTCATGTATCTTTGGTATACCATTAATTTCCAtatagatttactcgtttaattttCCAACTAGCATCCGGAGTCCTTCatattatttaaatacctaGTATTCTCAATCCCGAAATTATTGTACCAAGTACCAATTCACTAAAAAATCTTGTGCAGGCTGTATAATTAAACATTATTTATGACATTAATAGGTATGCAAATATTTCTCTATTCGtatattcaaatataaaaatattttaatcaacGAAGTACGGATGTTATAATTAAATGTGAATTATTATACACGAATTGTTACGTTCACTTCAAGTTCCAACAAGTTTGATATGACTTCGAAGATCTAAAATTGATAAATgagatttcttcttttttttttattacttttacagGCTAAGACGGAAGTCTATGAAACTTGTCGAACACTTCGTTAAAAATCCTATAAAATTTCTCTTCGAAGTTACTTTGCATTAGTTTATACAATATCAAACTTGGCAGCCAAATTTGTAGGATTTCTTCTCTACAACATACACATAAAGTACTAATTTCGTTTCAAATTAGGCCTTCGGCACTTGTCCCTATAGCTTATccctttaaataataaatatttcatccTGATGAGTGAATAAAAAATCTATGAATTGATTAATAGGGCCTATCGCAGAGAGCGACATGCCGCGCGATGGTGGTGCTCTGACGAGATTTGGACCAAACACCACAGCCAGATTACTCGATGTCATTTTGTTTAAATCACATCTGTCCATTACCTGTAACGGCGTGTTTTACCAATGAATCACAAGCGATTTAGATTCAAATAATTCGATATAACTACTAGACTAAATGTCCTTACCCTTGATAAAAACTGTACGATGTATTTTAAGACCTGGTAATTGTCTTCTGGGAGCTTTTCAAGCACTAATATCTTGACTCTTCTTGGACGTTCATCTTTTGATAAAGCTGAAGCATGAGCACTTGAATACTTCTGCGCGACGTTGGTAAAGAATAGACAGAAATCGAATAGCAATATTTACCTTGAAACTGCGTTATTTCATCGTACAATTCATATGTCATGAGAGGTTCGTCCAATTCACGGAGAAATGTTTTAAGGAGAACTGCGGCTATGTGTGGATCCCCTTGGAAATCGACAGGTAACCCTTGATTACATCGATGCTGAAGTTCTTTGACTACT is part of the Andrena cerasifolii isolate SP2316 chromosome 1, iyAndCera1_principal, whole genome shotgun sequence genome and harbors:
- the LOC143369036 gene encoding uncharacterized protein LOC143369036, which codes for MLTIFNTKRNLTFMKMTESCDPAHADKEFNITDKSKDTDAIDEPKEYAENQQTESIEINDCTNTDVDVNIPNETTEKDDANSMHKCDEPKSNAYEKSSKLIDSDSEGENMSNSKSKEENPVYNSSDGETFHFDHNVSFKKHLKKKNAIKKCLDSDSEDASSIVNGSDDNEVISNKKKIENITQSRLQTLIDSESEEENERQLIPVDENKELKQEHSKSKIRKVSLRAAKEEAMRQIHSETRRLVRESEISLPYHRPKQRTLQEFLSRKKVFSVLPKAPTMAAKLKMSSAIVDKVLKEKEKEAEIFYKSSDSEEEERENLSSSDAEDTSIKCTQVSKKDIVSRKLFDDNNFSMDNDEESMKTSEASNATKEVGCNKSMVNDITENNATVSAIQEIHCDTNNAENEREVIVGLAEIPTDKEVDELLQKRDVEVEDREDNLQSSVSKSNDDEKNDPSTAYETSDVSTSKSNDDYASIVKRSLGLTTEESDEYNEYGLPPPTFDGSPIIHQKEQLLNIKSLKPRLRGAPGTIIDLSDGIKANKKGINSLIDRFVCKHSITHEQVHDASDVTALNITETPSGVSIVKETLPYKFPNFANEDTKLQKPGAKLTRLKEELKHKMALKRDEEWKQKEQDMKEQEIEWNESINEEDGLSEPYSPSIESYISKEDELEDDLYTKKEKKKSKCAFVDDEAEVSDDAMIEDEDENVEEDEGECESVVLEDDDDSTDVFSNRKPFKRIVHTLEDDSRSCSTENNEDIIDKDEKTILPRTTISTGMFNASEKDEASDNEGDIPVSQVHVENDLEHRLSQTPQAKTNSFNFISPVTQLTALNIRLESEGEPAKAEQQVLIDEADPFLIEDTQTKQSSNQTCDFKEQAASQRKLFTSQKDITDEELMQLCSGNFMQDKSNLHLSEEPSVTESQLLGICSGTFNTQVNNTQKSTNDLLDESSLHHSAYDKNQGSRKNVKPWNTLSVVSSDDEDPIEKEINKRSRKKVKKLDLSEDEDEEDNASAASSDEEDNENDAEKYIDYDSEENEVVVPKKSIKQYATTFLDEEAELSESDCDVSADEDEKDLDKLEYEEGDDEDVDETQMKNQLGKLHMKQMLDEDQNEVRMLKELLFEDGDLYSESARERKFKWRNIDKQDDNNQLQPSEDKDGWVDVSDDEDEAKWRKVRHEREKFLAEKMINVDTEIENDLNNSQIFKLGMKVLKRKRVNETERQDTLLEVLDSTEMSRMPHTVADMLYSSNLKGKSRVIHNVMQKRSFLARGQESLSRLAALTRQKDDKPSLTSVSSKNFVFAHIDPSAKNGSSVGETKAEYCKVKRKH
- the Rab21 gene encoding RAS oncogene family member Rab21 — translated: MASSVTSTGNGYNFKVVLLGEGCVGKTSVALRYAEDKFNDKHISTLQASFLNKKLTINGKKVNLAIWDTAGQEKFHALGPIYYRMSNGAILVYDITDVDTFQKVKNWVKELKKMLGSEICLAIAGNKVDLEKDRSVSIEEAEEYAKQVGAMHFHTSAKLNQHIEEMFLDLTRRMMQHADEVEQKSTLTRTSSTRRNVVVVEDEADETEPVKSSCCGGSSQTS